The Hevea brasiliensis isolate MT/VB/25A 57/8 chromosome 1, ASM3005281v1, whole genome shotgun sequence genome has a window encoding:
- the LOC110637994 gene encoding mitogen-activated protein kinase kinase 3 produces MAGLEELRKKLAPLFDADKGFSVGSTLDPSDSYMLSDGGTVNLLSRSYGVYNINELGLQKCTSSPVDETEHSEKTYRCASQEMRIFGAIGSGASSVVQRAIHIPTHRILALKKINIFEKEKRQQLLTEIRTLCEAPCYEGLVEFHGAFYTPDSGQISIALEYMDGGSLADMLRVRKRIPEPVLSHMFQKLLHGLSYLHGVRHLVHRDIKPANLLVNLKGEPKITDFGISAGLENSMAMCATFVGTVTYMSPERIRNDSYSYPADIWSLGLALFECGTGEFPYTANEGPVNLMLQILEDPSPSPSKHKFSPEFCSFIDTCLQKDPDARPTAEQLLSHPFIMKYAHTSVDLASYVQSVFDPTQKMKDLADMLTIHYYLLFDGPDELWQHTKTLYNEGSTFSFSGKQSVGPRDIFATLSNIRSTLAGDWPPERLVHIVEKLQCRAHGQDGVAIRVSGSFIIGNQFLICGDGLQVEGLPNVKDLSIDIPSKRMGTFQEQFIMEPGNVIGRYFIAKQDLYIAQ; encoded by the exons ATGGCTGGGTTGGAGGAATTAAGGAAGAAGCTTGCACCCTTATTTGATGCTGACAAGGGCTTCTCTGTCGGGTCAACCTTAGACCCTAGTGATTCTTATATG CTGTCAGATGGTGGAACTGTTAACTTATTAAGCAGATCATATGGAGTGTACAACATAAATGAGCTGGGATTGCAAAAGTGCACTTCTTCACCGGTAGATGAAACAGAGCACAGTGAGAAAACATATCGATGTGCCTCCCAAGAGATGAGAATTTTTGGAGCTATTGGTAGTGGTGCCAGCAGTGTTGTTCAGAGAGCTATTCATATTCCTACACATAGAATTCTTGCCCTgaagaaaattaatatttttgaaaAG GAGAAAAGACAACAGCTTCTTACTGAGATACGGACACTGTGCGAGGCACCTTGTTATGAGGGTCTTGTGGAATTCCATGGAGCATTTTATACTCCTGACTCTGGGCAAATAAGCATAGCTTTAGAATACATGGATGGAGGTTCATTAGCAGACATGTTACGAGTGCGTAAAAGGATACCAGAACCAGTGCTTTCACATATGTTTCAAAAGCTTCTTCAT GGTCTAAGCTACTTGCATGGGGTTAGACATTTGGTTCACAGAGATATAAAACCAGCAAATCTGCTTGTGAATCTCAAGGGGGAGCCAAAAATAACAGATTTTGGCATAAGTGCTGGCCTAGAGAATTCAATGGCGATG TGCGCTACTTTTGTTGGGACTGTCACATACATGTCACCTGAGCGAATTCGAAATGACAGCTATTCTTATCCAGCTGATATTTGGAGCCTTGGTCTTGCTCTCTTTGAGTGTGGCACAGGGGAGTTCCCATACACAGCTAATGAGGGACCTGTCAACCTTATGTTGCAG ATCTTGGAAGATCCATCGCCATCACCGTCCAAACACAAATTTTCTCCAGAGTTCTGCTCATTTATTGATACTTGCCTCCAGAAGGATCCTGATGCTAGGCCAACAGCAGAGCAG CTTCTTTCACACCCATTTATCATGAAGTATGCTCACACTAGTGTAGACCTGGCATCATATGTCCAAAGCGTTTTTGATCCAACACAAAAAATGAAGGATTTGGCAGAT ATGCTGACGATACACTATTACTTACTTTTTGATGGCCCGGATGAGCTTTGGCAGCACACAAAGACATTATATAATGAAGGCTCAACTTTTAG TTTCTCTGGGAAACAGTCTGTTGGTCCTAGAGATATCTTTGCAACCTTGTCAAACATCCGGAGCACATTAGCTGGTGATTGGCCCCCTGAAAGACTTGTTCACATTGTGGAAAAACTGCAGTGCCGTGCTCATGGTCAAGATGGAGTTGCAATCCGCGTATCCGGTTCCTTTATAATTGGAAATCAGTTCCTCATATGTGGGGATGGTTTGCAAGTAGAGGGATTGCCAAATGTTAAAGATCTTTCAATTGACATTCCCAGTAAGCGCATGGGCACATTTCAGGAACAGTTTATCATGGAACCAGGAAATGTCATTGGACGTTACTTCATAGCTAAACAAGATCTTTATATCGCTCAGTAG